The following are encoded in a window of Carya illinoinensis cultivar Pawnee chromosome 15, C.illinoinensisPawnee_v1, whole genome shotgun sequence genomic DNA:
- the LOC122295489 gene encoding scarecrow-like protein 1, whose amino-acid sequence MSLVRSAELSSTSYKNTKLYSLKGSDDSPGLSAQIFGSDKHKVTHMTDSYCSESYEKYFLDSPTEELIQPSSSGISGNSFESRGPSRSTQNPFDTPLVSMRHLDAYRSNFELDYLERSLDATDYDEDNMRLKLQELERALLDDDDDDMFGTGHSMEVDVEWADPVQNSLLHDSPKESSSTDSNLSSISSNKEVSQLSPRTPRQMLIDCAAALANGNIMEASAMINELRQMVSVQGDPPQRIAAYMVEGLAARMAASGKCLYKALKCKEPPSSDRLAAMQILFEVCPCFKFGFMAANGAMIEAFKDEKRVHIIDFDINQGSQYITLIQTIANRAGKPPHLRLTGVDDPESVQRSVGGLNIIGQRLKELAKTHGVPFEFQALASKTAIVTPSMLDCRPGEALMVNFSFQLHHMPDESVSTVNERDQLLRMVKSLNPKLVTVVEQDVNTNTAPFFPRFIEAYNYYSAVFDSLDATLPRDSQDRINVERQCLARDIVNIVACEGDERIERYEVAGKWRARMMMAGFTSCPMGPNLIDTIQKQIRQYCNRYKVKEEMGALHFGWADKSLIVASAWR is encoded by the coding sequence AAAGGGGAGTGATGACAGCCCTGGCTTGTCCGCTCAAATATTTGGTTCTGATAAGCATAAGGTTACACATATGACTGATTCTTACTGCAGTGAAAGTTATGAAAAGTATTTCCTTGACTCCCCAACGGAAGAACTTATACAGCCATCTAGTTCTGGCATCTCAGGAAATTCATTTGAGTCACGTGGTCCCTCCAGAAGCACTCAAAACCCATTTGACACTCCTTTGGTGTCCATGAGACATCTTGATGCCTATCGATCCAATTTTGAATTGGATTACTTGGAAAGAAGCCTGGATGCAACAGACTATGATGAAGATAATATGAGATTGAAGCTTCAAGAACTGGAAAGGGCActgcttgatgatgatgatgatgacatgTTTGGTACCGGTCACAGCATGGAAGTTGATGTCGAATGGGCTGACCCAGTTCAGAACTCACTGCTCCATGACTCTCCAAAGGAATCTTCATCTACAGATTCTAATCTCAGTAGCATCAGCAGTAACAAGGAAGTATCACAACTGTCTCCTCGGACTCCCAGACAAATGCTAATTGATTGTGCTGCTGCACTCGCAAATGGAAACATCATGGAGGCATCAGCTATGATTAATGAGCTCCGACAGATGGTCTCGGTCCAAGGGGATCCTCCTCAGAGGATTGCAGCATACATGGTGGAAGGTCTAGCTGCGCGCATGGCTGCCTCCGGCAAATGTCTTTATAAAGCTCTGAAATGCAAAGAGCCCCCCTCTTCTGATCGTCTTGCAGCCATGCAGATTCTCTTCGAGGTGTGCCCTTGTTTTAAATTCGGGTTTATGGCAGCAAATGGTGCAATGATAGAGGCGTTTAAAGATGAGAAAAGAGTCCATATAATAGATTTTGACATCAACCAAGGGAGTCAATATATAACTCTCATACAAACAATTGCCAATCGAGCAGGAAAACCACCCCATTTGAGATTAACTGGAGTTGATGACCCTGAGTCAGTTCAACGTTCTGTCGGAGGTCTAAACATTATTGGACAAAGGCTGAAGGAACTAGCAAAAACACACGGGGTACCATTTGAGTTTCAAGCCTTGGCGTCAAAGACTGCAATTGTCACTCCATCAATGCTTGATTGTCGACCTGGGGAAGCACTTATGGTGAACTTTTCCTTTCAGCTTCACCACATGCCAGATGAAAGTGTTTCAACAGTAAATGAGCGAGACCAGCTTCTTCGGATGGTTAAGAGCCTGAACCCAAAACTTGTTACTGTTGTAGAACAAGATGTAAACACCAACACAGCCCCTTTTTTCCCTAGATTCATTGAAGCCTACAATTACTACTCAGCTGTGTTCGACTCTCTTGATGCAACTCTCCCAAGGGACAGTCAGGATAGGATCAATGTTGAAAGGCAGTGCCTGGCACGGGACATTGTTAACATTGTTGCATGTGAGGGAGATGAGAGGATCGAGCGGTATGAAGTTGCAGGTAAATGGAGGGCAAGGATGATGATGGCTGGCTTTACTTCATGCCCCATGGGTCCAAATTTGATCGATACAATCCAGAAACAAATTAGGCAGTATTGTAACAGGTATAAAGTGAAGGAGGAAATGGGTGCACTTCATTTTGGGTGGGCAGACAAAAGCTTGATCGTTGCTTCAGCATGGAGGTGA